The following proteins are co-located in the Carassius gibelio isolate Cgi1373 ecotype wild population from Czech Republic chromosome A9, carGib1.2-hapl.c, whole genome shotgun sequence genome:
- the LOC128019342 gene encoding high choriolytic enzyme 1-like: protein MLCVGIFVGLVLESWSLPVQNSSLVHQTRLRSKRDYPEHYVKPEDMNAMDRILGVNQRMCVSRDFPLREGDILSSGSHGAHVTCLADPCRWPRSVDGFVYVPYIISPLYEDMDRITIETGMLDISSATCVKFVPRTHEANFLNIESRTGCWSYLGMIGGSQALSLQSPGCMWSGVAAHELMHALGFEHEQSRSDRDYHISILWENILEDQRDNFRKYETRNLNTAYDYSSVMHYGRYAFSEDGEPTIIPKPDPYIPMGQRDGPSITDIHKINIMYNCGGRV, encoded by the exons ATGCTCTGTGTGGGTATTTTTGTGGGACTGGTGTTAGAATCCTGGTCTTTACCTGTGCAG aaCTCCTCATTGGTTCATCAGACAAGGCTGAGGTCAAAGAGAGACTATCCAG AGCATTATGTGAAACCAGAAGACATGAATGCCATGGACAGGATCCTCGGAGTCAATCAACGTATGTGTG TGTCCAGAGATTTTCCTTTAAGAGAGGGTGACATCCTGAGTTCCGGATCCCACGGTGCACATGTCACATGTTTAGCAGATCCTTGCCGCTGGCCCAGATCTGTTGACGGTTTTGTGTATGTACCGTACATCATCTCCCCACTATATG AGGATATGGATAGAATCACCATAGAAACAGGAATGTTGGACATTTCCTCTGCAACGTGTGTGAAGTTTGTGCCTCGCACACATGAAGCAAACTTCCTTAATATCGAGTCTAGAACTGG CTGCTGGTCATATCTGGGAATGATAGGAGGCAGTCAGGCCTTGTCTTTGCAGTCTCCGGGCTGTATGTGGTCAGGAGTGGCAGCACACGAGCTAATGCATGCTCTGGGATTTGAACACGAACAGTCTCGCTCTGATCGTGACTACCACATCTCCATCCTGTGGGAAAACATCCTTGAGG ATCAAAGGGACAACTTTAGGAAGTATGAGACGAGAAACCTCAATACTGCATATGACTATAGTTCTGTCATGCACTATGGGAG GTATGCCTTCTCAGAGGATGGTGAACCCACCATCATCCCTAAACCAGACCCCTACATTCCCATGGGACAGCGAGATGGACCGAGTATTACGGATATTCACAAAATAAACATCATGTATAACTGTG GTGGCCGTGTTTGA
- the LOC128019647 gene encoding hatching enzyme 1.2-like: protein MEFTLVIILLDFLAGPCLSLPGQISSHPVVGERRQRRNHSDYIEENTSTAMDKIIHANDRQGVISVDGTNLREGDIAVSGRSQKKCFARSCLWTKFVDGKVYIAYSLSHAYSEEDVKNIKKGMKLIEEDTCVRFVPRTYQRDYLDIQPKTGCWSYLGARGGRQTISLQTPECTGSGVTVHELMHALGFVHEQSRADRDKYVTIMWSNIWKDRLRNFEKFKTNNLDTPYDYGSIMHFGKYAFSEDGEPTIVPKRNWNVKFGQRFGPSDLDIMKINNMYKCNV, encoded by the exons ATGGAGTTCACACTAGTTATCATACTGCTTGACTTCTTAGCAGGACCATGTTTGTCCCTGCCTGGTCAG atttcctctcaccCAGTTGTTGGAGAAAGAAGACAAAGGAGAAACCACTCTG ATTATATTGAAGAAAACACTTCAACTGCAATGGACAAGATCATACACGCTAATGACCGTCAAG GTGTCATTTCCGTGGACGGCACCAACCTCAGAGAAGGAGATATAGCCGTATCCGGTAGGAGTCAGAAGAAATGTTTCGCCAGGAGCTGCCTGTGGACCAAATTTGTGGATGGAAAAGTTTACATTGCATACTCACTCTCTCATGCATACA GTGAGGAAGATGTGAAGAACATTAAGAAAGGCATGAAGCTCATTGAAGAGGACACCTGTGTGCGCTTTGTGCCCAGAACTTACCAGAGGGATTACCTGGATATTCAGCCAAAAACTGG ATGCTGGTCATATCTGGGAGCACGTGGTGGTAGACAAACCATTTCTCTCCAGACGCCCGAATGCACCGGGTCAGGGGTCACCGTCCATGAGCTAATGCACGCCCTGGGCTTTGTCCATGAGCAATCCCGAGCTGACCGGGACAAGTATGTCACCATCATGTGGTCCAATATATGGAAAG ACCGGCTGAGGaattttgaaaagtttaaaaCAAACAACCTGGACACCCCCTACGACTACGGCTCTATCATGCACTTTGGAAA GTATGCCTTCTCTGAGGACGGAGAACCTACTATTGTACCAAAAAGGAACTGGAATGTGAAGTTTGGACAGCGATTTGGACCCAGCGACTTGGATATAATGAAgattaataatatgtataaatGTAATGTGTAA